The Shewanella japonica genome has a window encoding:
- a CDS encoding substrate-binding periplasmic protein, which translates to MTLNTALTKLFACTTACLLCLSSLWSASLSAKPLLIASDIWCPYVCEGQTGYVTELTKRAFAEMDQPVHFIAVPFNRALKEVQHGNIDAILAVTPEHVSQFNLYTDEVVVGYASKDFYTTTGFAWQFNQLEDLDNVQVGIIRGYDYGERLNDKIANSNRFYIATGNQPLTMNLKRLIKGRFHVMLGNKVVIQNTAEKLALDDKIRFAGTFGEPLPLYVGFNQGATKAAKMFNQGLTKLKKTGEYQQILDKYNIEHPADPLALTP; encoded by the coding sequence ATGACGCTAAACACAGCCTTAACTAAGTTGTTCGCTTGCACTACAGCATGTCTATTGTGCCTTAGTAGCCTTTGGTCAGCGTCTTTATCTGCCAAGCCCCTTTTAATCGCATCTGATATTTGGTGCCCTTACGTTTGTGAAGGTCAAACAGGCTATGTCACTGAATTAACAAAAAGGGCTTTTGCTGAAATGGATCAACCGGTTCATTTTATCGCAGTGCCATTTAATCGTGCTTTAAAAGAAGTCCAACACGGAAATATTGATGCAATATTAGCCGTCACGCCAGAGCATGTTAGCCAATTTAATTTATATACTGATGAAGTCGTTGTGGGTTATGCAAGCAAAGATTTCTACACCACGACAGGGTTTGCTTGGCAATTTAACCAGCTTGAAGATTTAGATAACGTGCAAGTTGGTATCATTCGTGGTTATGACTATGGCGAGCGATTAAACGATAAAATTGCCAATTCAAATCGTTTCTACATTGCGACTGGAAACCAGCCGTTAACCATGAACCTAAAAAGGCTTATCAAAGGCCGTTTTCATGTCATGCTGGGTAATAAAGTGGTTATTCAAAACACGGCTGAAAAGCTAGCTCTAGATGATAAAATTCGCTTTGCAGGTACCTTCGGTGAACCATTGCCTTTGTATGTAGGCTTTAACCAAGGCGCGACTAAAGCTGCCAAAATGTTTAATCAAGGGCTAACTAAGCTCAAAAAAACGGGGGAATACCAACAAATATTGGATAAATACAATATTGAGCACCCAGCAGATCCATTAGCGCTAACTCCTTAA
- a CDS encoding NAD(P)H-quinone oxidoreductase has protein sequence MKYITFTEPGSAEVMNIAQSQDDLITQALTSDQVVINVHAAGVNGPDIKQREGAYPAPKGASPILGLEVSGEIIAVAEGVSQWQVGDKVCALVPGGGYAEQVVTFASHCLPIPKGYSFEQAAALPETCFTVWGNMMIRAGLSKGESVLIHGGSGGIGTTAIQIAKAMGARVFVTSGSDEKCQYCLQQGAELAINYHTQDFVEPILNVTNGQGVNVVFDIAGGDFVNKNLKVVAMDGRMVTVAMQRGIRAEVDIFRLMAKRISWTGSTLRPQSVEAKADIAAALRAQIWPLLDSGSINIKLDKIFAFEEVIAAHQYMESGQHQGKIVLKVI, from the coding sequence ATGAAATATATTACTTTTACTGAGCCTGGAAGCGCAGAAGTTATGAATATTGCACAATCTCAAGATGACTTAATCACTCAAGCATTAACGTCGGATCAGGTTGTCATTAACGTCCATGCTGCAGGTGTGAACGGCCCCGATATTAAGCAGCGAGAAGGGGCATATCCAGCCCCCAAAGGGGCTAGTCCTATTTTAGGCTTAGAAGTGTCAGGTGAGATTATTGCTGTCGCAGAAGGTGTTTCTCAATGGCAAGTTGGCGATAAAGTATGTGCCTTAGTTCCAGGTGGCGGCTATGCCGAACAAGTCGTGACGTTTGCTAGTCATTGTTTACCTATTCCTAAAGGTTATAGCTTTGAGCAAGCTGCTGCACTACCCGAAACCTGCTTTACGGTTTGGGGCAACATGATGATTAGAGCAGGGTTGAGTAAAGGTGAGTCAGTGTTAATTCACGGTGGCTCAGGTGGTATCGGAACAACAGCAATTCAAATCGCTAAGGCAATGGGAGCACGCGTATTTGTCACTTCTGGTTCCGATGAAAAGTGCCAATATTGTCTGCAACAGGGTGCAGAACTTGCCATTAATTATCACACACAAGATTTTGTCGAGCCGATACTTAATGTGACAAATGGCCAAGGGGTCAATGTGGTGTTTGATATAGCGGGTGGAGATTTTGTGAATAAAAACCTCAAAGTGGTGGCAATGGATGGCCGAATGGTGACTGTTGCCATGCAAAGGGGAATAAGAGCTGAAGTGGATATTTTTAGACTCATGGCAAAGCGGATCAGCTGGACAGGTTCCACCTTGAGGCCGCAAAGTGTTGAAGCGAAAGCCGACATTGCTGCAGCACTGAGAGCGCAAATTTGGCCATTACTTGATAGTGGCTCAATTAACATCAAGCTGGATAAGATCTTTGCCTTTGAAGAGGTTATCGCAGCACATCAATATATGGAGTCAGGACAGCAT
- a CDS encoding DUF1538 domain-containing protein: MSGLVKLLQSMLGSFRDLVPIILVVSFFEIFILQQAPDNLFSILVGVIFIVLGLTFFVFGLEMGLFPIGESLAHALARKGSTFWLVIFSFSLGFGTTLAEPALTAVAAEAAEVAAEGGAIAATEAAMDSYAMGLRLTVAVSVGLAILLGVIRIVKGWPIHYLIIGGYIIVMILTSFAPENIIGIAYDSGGVTTSTITVPLVTALGVGLATVIKGRNPMLDGFGLIAFASLTPVIFVLLYGMVL, encoded by the coding sequence ATGAGCGGATTAGTTAAGTTATTACAATCTATGCTCGGCAGTTTTCGAGATTTAGTCCCCATTATTTTAGTGGTGAGTTTTTTTGAAATTTTTATCCTCCAACAAGCTCCTGATAACCTTTTTTCTATCCTTGTCGGTGTCATCTTTATCGTTTTAGGACTGACTTTTTTTGTGTTCGGATTGGAAATGGGCCTATTTCCAATCGGTGAGTCCTTAGCTCATGCCCTTGCTCGCAAAGGTAGCACATTCTGGTTAGTCATTTTTTCTTTCTCACTCGGCTTTGGCACGACCCTAGCAGAACCCGCGCTGACCGCTGTGGCAGCTGAAGCGGCTGAAGTCGCAGCAGAAGGTGGCGCCATTGCCGCCACAGAAGCAGCAATGGACAGTTATGCGATGGGACTGAGATTAACGGTGGCAGTCTCCGTTGGCTTAGCCATCTTGCTTGGAGTAATCAGGATTGTTAAAGGCTGGCCAATTCATTACCTAATCATCGGTGGCTACATTATTGTCATGATCCTCACAAGCTTTGCCCCAGAAAATATCATCGGCATCGCTTATGACTCGGGTGGCGTGACCACGTCAACGATTACAGTGCCATTAGTGACGGCATTAGGCGTGGGCTTAGCCACTGTGATTAAAGGCCGAAACCCAATGTTAGATGGCTTTGGACTCATTGCTTTTGCAAGTTTAACGCCGGTAATTTTTGTCTTACTTTACGGCATGGTGTTATGA